A stretch of Homo sapiens chromosome 12, GRCh38.p14 Primary Assembly DNA encodes these proteins:
- the ATF1 gene encoding cyclic AMP-dependent transcription factor ATF-1 isoform e (isoform e is encoded by transcript variant 17): MSVPTPIYQTSSGQYIAIAPNGALQLASPGTDGVQGLQTLTMTNSGSTQQGTTILQYAQTSDGQQILVPSNQVVVQTASGDMQTYQIRTTPSATSLPQTVVMTSPVTLTSQTTKTDDPQLKREIRLMKNREAARECRRKKKEYVKCLENRVAVLENQNKTLIEELKTLKDLYSNKSV; the protein is encoded by the exons TTGCCATTGCCCCAAATGGAGCCTTACAGTTGGCAAGTCCAGGCACAGATGGAGTACAGGGACTTCAGACATTAACCATGACAAATTCAGGCAGTACTCAGCAAGGTACAACTATTCTTCAGTATGCACAGACCTCTGATGGACAGCAGATACTTGTGCCCAGCAATCAGGTGGTCGTACAAA CTGCATCAGGAGATATGCAAACATATCAGATCCGAACTACACCTTCAGCTACTTCTCTGCCACAAACTGTGGTGATGACATCTCCTGTGACTCTCACCTCTCAGACAACTAAGACAGATGACCCCcaattgaaaagagaaataaggtTAATGAAAAACAG AGAAGCTGCTCGAGAATGtcgcagaaagaagaaagaatatgtgAAATGCCTGGAAAACCGAGTTGCAGTCctggaaaatcaaaataaaactctAATAGAAGAGTTAAAAACTTTGAAGGATCTTTATTCCAATAAAAGTGTTTGA
- the ATF1 gene encoding cyclic AMP-dependent transcription factor ATF-1 isoform f (isoform f is encoded by transcript variant 24), whose product MTNSGSTQQGTTILQYAQTSDGQQILVPSNQVVVQTASGDMQTYQIRTTPSATSLPQTVVMTSPVTLTSQTTKTDDPQLKREIRLMKNREAARECRRKKKEYVKCLENRVAVLENQNKTLIEELKTLKDLYSNKSV is encoded by the exons ATGACAAATTCAGGCAGTACTCAGCAAGGTACAACTATTCTTCAGTATGCACAGACCTCTGATGGACAGCAGATACTTGTGCCCAGCAATCAGGTGGTCGTACAAA CTGCATCAGGAGATATGCAAACATATCAGATCCGAACTACACCTTCAGCTACTTCTCTGCCACAAACTGTGGTGATGACATCTCCTGTGACTCTCACCTCTCAGACAACTAAGACAGATGACCCCcaattgaaaagagaaataaggtTAATGAAAAACAG AGAAGCTGCTCGAGAATGtcgcagaaagaagaaagaatatgtgAAATGCCTGGAAAACCGAGTTGCAGTCctggaaaatcaaaataaaactctAATAGAAGAGTTAAAAACTTTGAAGGATCTTTATTCCAATAAAAGTGTTTGA